cgaaacaatttttaaacagaaacacaaataaacacATCCATTGCTATTCCCAATAAGGGAGGGAAGAATAAAAGAGAATTTGACGACTGGGTTTACATTGATGCGTGTCAATTAATGAATGAAGTATCCTACCATTGACATGGAAAATTGTACCTACCCTATAATATCTCCATGGCTCATAAGTCAtatttggttcagctttcccaaAAGACTTTCAGCCCCCAAAGCCTcttagagaaaatattaggcatttgataaatatttttgaaagctcATCGGTCAAATGTCAACAttggaaatgctgaaagcctaaTGCAGGTCCGAACTTGTTTTAAGCTTCcagcattttgaaaatgcaagtcAACCATTCATTCGcgtcactattcatcttcttcccattcatcttcgtcttccttaatttgttatttgagagTCGGGCTTTTCCGGCAATCGCCACCGCCACCTGAGGGTCACTGTCCCCAACGACCACCACCTAGGGTGGTGCGATCCGCGACCCAGGTGACGTCACTTGGTTTAGGCCGCCAGATTTGGCCGCCGTCCGCGACCAGGTGGTGTCGCCTGGCTCGCATGAACTAGGTGCCGCCGCTTGAGATCGCGACCTCAGGTTGTGAGATTTGGCCTTCGCAACCTCAGGCAGTATCACCTAGGTTCGGGCGACCTAGGCGATGTCACCTCAGCTCGTCAAATCTGGCCTTTACAACCTTAGACGGTGGTGTTGCCCGAGGTCGCACCCCTAAACGGTGTAACCTGAGGTCACGACCTCAGGCGGCCAGATCTGGCTGTTCGGCGGTTGGCAGTGGCCATCCTACACTGGATTTGATTTGcaaactaaaataaataaataaataataaaagctcTTAATAAATGTGGATTTTACCAAATGGTATTTATGTTAAAACTACTTTTCAATGCTACTTGATATTACAATCTATTAAACAGTGTAGTATTTCAAAAAATCCCTTtacctaaaaaatatttgcattttcctaaaccAAACGGCCCATGGTTGTATGGCCAAATTAGGCTAACCGGAAGAAATGATCATATGGGTCAAGGTCAAATTAGTGGAAGCAATCATGTGCCAATTGGTGGgaaagtttctttttatatgtCAAGTAACTCTAAActataaattaataatatataaaaaaaaaaagtcgacaGATCATAAGCTAATTGTGAACattacttaaattaaaattatacgGTATTTATCCCCACTAAGTACCAAGTCTTACGGCGGATAAACCAAACCGAATATCCCGTCTGGATATTTTCTCTCCCTCCAATACGCACGTCGTTTTCCCTCCGTCCACTCCCTCGGTGGCAGGGCCCGCCACTCAATTTTTTGCATCCCGTTGACCCACCCCAAAACGGCACGAGGCCCCCAAAACGGTGCCGTCGGACGGTCGACGCGGACGATATCATACGCGCAAATTGCCGTTTCTCAGAAGTCAAGCGCAACTGCCATTTCCGTTTGCGcgtgctttctctctctctctctctctctctctctcctctgctcacTTCTTCGGGAACTTCGATTCCGGCCATGGAGGAGACGAAGGTGACGTGCGGGTCGTGGATCCGCCGCCCGGAGAACGTTAACCTCGCCGTGCTGGGGAGGTCGCCGCGGCGCCGCGGCTCCGGCGCGCTCGAGATCTTCGCCTTCGATCCCAAGTCCACTTCCCTCTCCTCATCCCCGCTGGTTCgtctcctcctctcctctccttccttccttcttcgaTGGCGCCGGCGAAGTCGGCATTGCGATCGCCGCCTCTCGTGTTTTTACGCCGCTTGTCctgcttctttgtttttttttaggttgCTCATGTGATCGAGGAAATTGAAGGCGATCCGTTGGCGATCGCGGTTCACCCCAACGGAGAGGATATCGTGTGCTTCGCGAGCTCCGGTAGTTGCTTGTGAGTCTCGCTATGACAGATTCCggtcgtgattttttttttcttttcctagtttCGCGCGATTTTTCTACTTGCAGAGCTCTATTCATTTTTGGCACCCTAACCGGCGCTTGAATGTCGCACTTATCTGACTTGCGAAAGCATATCTAAGCAGTTGGATTCTTGTCGGGTTTAGCCTATGGCCATGCTCGTTTGAACTGCCGATTCCCTCTATGGAAAATCGCGTGATAGTTCAAATCTCGTTGGGCTTAATTCCCTCGTTTGCTCATTTTGTGCTCGAGAGTCGttaaaattttttgtcattAACCATTATTGGAATGGATGACTTCTTTAAAAGGTTCCCTGTGAAGTAAGGTGGCATGTACTTGGAAGTTGGGAACCTTACTGACTGTCTAGATGGATTGTCCCCGTTCATGTGCCAGTTGTTTTCCTGAATCTGCTTTCCTTCTTAAGATTGGAAGTATGGGTCTTGGAAGTACGGGTTTTGTTTCATCATACTAATGATGACCAAATTGGTCCAATTCTTTATCATATTAAGagttttctttgatgaaatgcttgctcggtcatttattttttatgacagTCCAACAGTGAGACCTTTCTGAAATCTGATTTGCCTCCTTGCTTATGGGGAGAAAATCTTGCTTGATCGTTGCACCAGTTAGCCACATGAACAGAACGGTTTCGTTCTCATACACTGGATAACTTAAACAATTACTGCATTCTAGAattcttttgatatttgaaaCTGAAGCGTCCAATAGTTGGATTATAGCCATTCCATTACGAATACCCAACTTGTACCCACCCATATTGACcaatatatttttatgaatcACATCAATTCTACTCTTACTTCTATTTATCATTATTCTGCATCTACACAATCTACATGGATGAATTCATTAGGCCGAATAATTGAATAGCATAGGTAGCAAATATCagtatttcattaatttaagagTAAAAGTTCATACCATGCTGACACATGCAGTTGTAGTGTGCCAGGAAGACTAAATAAgtctaaatttatcatattatgCACAGAGCATTGTCTTGTTATTTGTTTTAGAAGATATATAGATTCCTCTGCCCTGCAATTTGGTTAGAGGAGCTTCGTGAGACGCCTTGACGCCCACAATTATGCatattgactttttatttttatctttttgaatGGGACTCTTTTGGATTTTGAGGTCAGACAAGGCTGAACTAGCCTATCTTTCTAAATGCTTATAATGTATCAATAGCTTAACTCACCTACTTACTGTTTTTAAGTTATACAACTAATCCTATGACATGCAGATCATTTGAATTATCTGGTCAAGAATCAAATTTGAAGCTGTTGACCAAGGAGCTTCCTCCTCTTAGAGGGATTGGTCCTCAAAAATGCATGGCCTTTAGTGTTGATGGATCTAGATTTGCCACTGGTGGAGTGGTGAGCATTTGATAATCTGATCAATGAATTTGATGTATATGGCTAGTGGAGTATCATATCTACCCAATAGGTCTTGATATCTCTTCCTTACCTTCATCATCTGCAGGATGGTCGTCTAAGAATCCTGGAATGGCCTAGTCTGCGCATCATTCTAGATGAACCAAAAGCACACAAAAGCATTAGAGACCTGGATTTTAGGTAGAAGCTGGCTTATTTGCTTGAATAGTTGTGTTTTGAAGGTGGATACTTTGGTTTTATTTTGCAACTTTTTATAGAATGCGAAAAGTTAATTCCAACCGGTATGCTTAAAGGAAATTGGAAGTTTGATGTGGTCGGATTTGTTGCCTACTTTCCAAGATATGAATCCTCTTCTCCCTTTGTTGCACGACAGTCTAGATTCAGAGTTTTTGGCTACGACATCTACTGATGGATCGGCTAGAATATGGAAGGCCGAAGATGGTTTGCCTTGCACTACTTTGACTCGCAGATCTGtatgatttattaatttgaaggtccttgtttttatttttgcactGTTGGTCCTTTGTTAATTCTGTGAAATATTTTTCCACAGGACGAGAAGATTGAACTGTGTCGGTTCTCTAAGGATGGAACTAAACCCTTTCTATTCTGTACTGTTCAAAGAGGTACATTTGTTTGTTTCTCTTAGACAAAATATCATTAGTAAGTGGTCCTCAGACGCCATTTAGCACTTAAAGGCTTAGTTGTTTATATACCATGAGTAAATGGTGTCAAAGCAATTCTGGGAAGGGTGGTTGTGCTGATGTCacctgcctttttttttctcctctagTCTGTAATGGCAGGTGATTATTGATTTCTTTTGACTGTACTTGCATATCATTAGGTTTGGTGTTCATTGGGCAGGTGATAAAGCTGTTACTGGTGTTTGGGACATAAGTACATGGAACAAGATTGGGCACAAACGACTCCTCAGAAAGCCCGCTGTTGTAATGTCCATCAGTTTGGATGGAAAATATCTTGCTCAGTAAGTAATTGAATCATGCTTTGCCTTGCTGCATTGATAGATATATGTGGCGCCTTGttttctgatttctattttttaccCTTTTAGTGGTTTGAGGGGAGATGAGAAGCAAAGTGTACACTTTTGAGCATATGCTCACCAAGCACACACAAAATACTTTATCTGTGTGGTTAATGTATAAGATGGAGACAGATGGTTATTGTGCTTCTCCGATGAATACTAAATACTTGATCACTCCATTTACAGGAGATGTAAAATGTTAGCTGAACACAGACTATTTATTGTCACCAGATATTCAAGGCAGTTTCAATGGAGTTGTACCTTACAGGACTTTGATTTAAATATCCAAGAATTCTTAATGCACCTTTATAAACCATAAATTGAAAGTCACTTGGACATTTCTTGAATAAAATACAGTGGgcccagtttttttttttttaaattttggttgGTCAGTGGTCCAATTAAATGTAGTTATATTAAACATACAACTATTTAGTTTTTACCATCTACTTTTGGTCGCCACCATCAGATGCTTAGATGTAATCAATTGGCACTTGGATGCCAGCATTTACATTTGTTTCCATCAACACTTGAACTATGGATGAATATTCAACCATGTGGCATGTGGTATCTTGAGAAAGTGGACGGTACTTGATCAGAAACATCTTTAAGAGTGATTGTTAGTTTCGAAAGCTTTGGTAAAGTTTAGGGGCGATCATGGCAAATTATGGAATCCCAGTATTCTGCGATGAGGGGGTAGACCCGAAATCTTCTTtctaaaagtgaaattattgAAATGTCTTCCTGAATTTATAGGGGAAGCAAAGATGGTGATATGTGCGTTGTtgaagtgaagaaaatggaggttAGCCATTGGAGCAGAGGCTACACCTGGGAACCTCCCTTACATCACTAGAATTCTGTCCTATTGAAGGTAAGCTCCTTAAAGCTTCTTTAAGATGTAGGAGTGAATGCTTACcagttttatttgtttttctacATTCTCTGCTGAATATTTTAATTCTCTTAATACTCAAGATGAGAGGGTGTTTCACTCAGAGTAAGAAGAACAGAAGTTTTAGGTTAGAACTCAACACAATTGTTTGGTGGATTAGGTAATTGAGCATTTTATGTTACTGATGCTTATTAGGTCAGCAGCTGCATCTTTATATGTCTTATTGTTTAGAATTAGGAACAAGATCATATTTGCTCGCAGATTTTCAGTGATATGCCACTCAGCGAATTGTTGAATTTCGTACATTGTAGTAACTTTTAAAACAGATTTCAGTTATACTGTGATATGAAGTTCAGAACGATACATATCCCtgtccttttattttatatctGTACGGTTGTTGACATAGTGTTTAGCTGCACTGCGACACagctctatatatatatatatatatatattcagtcaattcatttggttgGTGGGATGAACTTTTTCAGGGTTGTGATTACTACTTCTGATGAGTGGGGTGTGTTAGTGACCAAGTTAAATGTTCCTGCCGATTGgaaaggtctctctctctctctctctctgtgcaccccccctcttttctctctctccaagacACACAACACGAACACAGCATGGGGACAATTTTAGCTTGTGTTTGTCAACTGCGCACATAATTACGCACAACTCACAACTCATTGAGGTATAGATGCGTGCGAAGCACAGGCAAGTGGAAACTTAAAGCTAACCAGTCTCTCTTTTTTATCCCTTTCGCGTGCAGCATGGCAAGTGTATCTACTACTTTTGGGTTTGTTTTTGGCGTCTCTTGTTGCGTTCTATATCTTCTATGAAAACTCCGACTCATTCTGGGGCTTCCCTCTTGGAAAGGATCAACCTGCAAGACCTAAGATCGGCAGTGTTCTGGGGGATCCCAAGTCTGCTGATGATCAAAATATGTGGGGTGAATTTGGGCCATTGGATATGTGAGCAAACCGCCGGTTGTGTCGTGCTGCAAGTCTCCAGAAGGAGCTGCAGCAGCCAGTGGTCTGAAGAACTCCATTTGATTATTGTTACACAAAGGCAATTTGTTTATAGGTCTTTTTGGAACAAAATGTCCGCCTGGGCGTGAACAAGCGGCATGGGACTGACACCGTTGCTTTCATTATAGAAGTCTCATCAAAGTCGAACTAATACGAATTTTGATTTTATGCTTTGCAAGTAATTACGGAACCATACTTCCCCTTTTCCCGACTGCATTTTGGATAATGCCATGATAAGGCGAGGCGAGGCGATTACCCTCAGGCGACGGTAACCATCAGTTGCCTGATCCGTATCCAAACGCTTCACCACGAGAAGGTCGAAAAGTGACACAGGAAGCCTATTGTAGGCAATGTAATAGTATCGCCGCATGATTTACCTGTATCATGTGATTTTAGATGCATAAGCACCATGCCACCATTGACGACCAGGACATTTGCATTTTTATTGTTAAGTTGGGGCACATGAAACCTTCTGAATAAGAGTGAGTTGTTCTAAATTTTGTATAGGTTTCACCTACATTCTATCTTGCATAGTTTGGAAGTTGGAATCTACATTGTCATACATTTAAGATTGATTCTAATGTCTATTCGAATTCTGCCCATATTAATAATCGGCGATTATGGTCAATCATCACCTTTAATGATTATTAGTCAATACTAATCAATctatcataacttatatttagacacgtgaaaaatatgaaatattgatAAAGTAAAAGTCACAGTCATGCAATGGAAACTTAGACTAGTAGTTACATATTATACATTTATCGCGGATGCCCCCAAGATCATGTAAAGACAtagatatatattaaaaaaaaaacacacacacacacacaaacttATTCTAGGTTCAATATCCAAGTTTCTGGTTCCAACTACCTACAATTAATGGTGAACGATTTCGTATTTCGTAGAGGTACTACTTGAAAACTATCCATTGgaacaagtttttatttttaaaacctgAAACATATTATGTATACTCTAGAACCTTGAACTTACATTGTTATAGATTTTAGGGTCGATTCTGAGGATGCTCGATTtcacttatattattatttaaatgattACAATTCATTAACTATACTTTATACTTAGACATTCGAAAAATACgaataataataaagtaaaaatcttaatcATATAGTGAAAAACTCATATTAGTCTTTTAGATTATATATTCATTATTGAATAACATAGAATATCGGAAGATTACATGGAGAGatggacaaaaaaattaaaacttagtTTTGGGTCTAGGTTATAGATTTCACGTTCTAGATTTTGAAACTTACCTGTCAAAATAAGTTTATCATTTTTTGTGGATCTTAGAACATATCTTGCATGGAACTGGAATTCGCATCGGTTTAGTTTTTAGATGCTGAATTCCATACCAAAAAATGCTCTCCTACGTCCCAATGATTGTATATCTCCCTCCCTCTGAAATATCTGAAATGCCCAACCTATAGAGGCCAAatcagccaaaaaaagaaataaaaaataaaaatggaaaaagggaTGGCGGACGTGGTCCACTCACGTAAATATCTGGCAATCGACACGTAGCAAAATATCAAGCAAcgttacaaaaagaaaaaaagaaaaaaagtgataatCGAAGGAAATCGGGATCGGCATTGCGGGGAATCCGCGGAAAGGCGCACCCCTTTTTTAATCGCTCC
This Eucalyptus grandis isolate ANBG69807.140 chromosome 7, ASM1654582v1, whole genome shotgun sequence DNA region includes the following protein-coding sequences:
- the LOC104454125 gene encoding LOW QUALITY PROTEIN: SEC12-like protein 1 (The sequence of the model RefSeq protein was modified relative to this genomic sequence to represent the inferred CDS: inserted 1 base in 1 codon), with amino-acid sequence MEETKVTCGSWIRRPENVNLAVLGRSPRRRGSGALEIFAFDPKSTSLSSSPLVAHVIEEIEGDPLAIAVHPNGEDIVCFASSGSCLSFELSGQESNLKLLTKELPPLRGIGPQKCMAFSVDGSRFATGGVDGRLRILEWPSLRIILDEPKAHKSIRDLDFSLDSEFLATTSTDGSARIWKAEDGLPCTTLTRRSDEKIELCRFSKDGTKPFLFCTVQRGDKAVTGVWDISTWNKIGHKRLLRKPAVVMSISLDGKYLAQGSKDGDMCVVEVKKMEVSHWSXRLHLGTSLTSLEFCPFFRVVITTSDEWGVLVTKLNVPADWKAWQVYLLLLGLFLASLVAFYIFYENSDSFWGFPLGKDQPARPKIGSVLGDPKSADDQNMWGEFGPLDM